One window from the genome of Salvia splendens isolate huo1 chromosome 9, SspV2, whole genome shotgun sequence encodes:
- the LOC121746967 gene encoding glucan endo-1,3-beta-D-glucosidase-like isoform X2, with protein MASEFQTYSAVFWILLLSFHSANSESFIGVNYGQVADNLPPPEATAKLLQSTSIEKVRLYGADPAIIKALANTGIGIVIGAANGDIPALASDPNFAGNWVNSNVLAFYPASNIIVVTVGNEVVTLTDQTLAAQLVPAMQNVQNALDAASLGGKIKVSTVHSMAVLSQSEPPSGGAFGYGDTMKGVLQFLSTNGAPLMINPYPFFAYRDDPRPETKAFCLFQPNAGRPDTNTGIKYMNMWDAQLDAIYSALKSSGFKDVEIVVAETGWPYKGDSNEVGTTLENAKAYNGNLINHLRSKVGTPLMPGKSVDTYIFALYDEDLKFGPASERSFGLFKPDLSATYDVGLAKSTQTPAPTSSTPAPTPAAPAPTTSPTTQAPTTPANPAPTTPVSTPVNPAPTTPTINPVPSPVIAGVPATAASSRWRPAPPIILAMVLASTLLGVHEHEHAHEHEHDTKLFRSSIEVINSIVAK; from the exons ATGGCGTCAGAGTTCCAGACATATTCTGCAGTTTTCTGGATTTTACTGCTTTCATTTCACTCTGCAA ATTCGGAGTCGTTCATCGGAGTAAATTACGGGCAGGTGGCGGACAACCTGCCGCCGCCGGAGGCGACAGCGAAGCTCCTGCAGTCGACGAGCATCGAGAAGGTCCGCCTGTACGGCGCCGACCCGGCGATCATCAAGGCGCTCGCCAACACCGGCATCGGAATAGTCATCGGCGCCGCCAATGGCGACATTCCGGCGCTCGCCTCCGACCCCAATTTCGCCGGAAATTGGGTCAATTCCAACGTCCTAGCCTTCTACCCGGCCAGCAATATCATCGTCGTCACCGTCGGCAACGAGGTCGTCACCCTCACCGATCAGACTCTAGCGGCGCAGCTTGTGCCCGCCATGCAAAATGTCCAAAATGCCCTCGATGCAG CATCATTGGGTGGGAAGATCAAGGTGTCGACGGTCCATTCGATGGCGGTGCTAAGCCAGTCGGAGCCCCCGTCAGGAGGGGCTTTCGGATATGGTGACACGATGAAAGGAGTGCTACAATTCCTTAGCACGAATGGTGCGCCCTTGATGATCAATCCCTACCCCTTCTTTGCTTACCGGGACGACCCCAGGCCCGAGACCAAGGCCTTCTGTTTGTTCCAACCAAATGCTGGCCGACCCGACACAAATACCGGCATCAAGTACATGAACATGTGGGATGCTCAG CTTGATGCGATTTACTCGGCCTTGAAGTCGTCGGGGTTCAAAGATGTGGAGATTGTGGTTGCCGAGACAGGTTGGCCTTATAAAGGAGACTCCAATGAAGTCGGTACAACTCTGGAAAATGCGAAAGCCTACAACGGGAACTTGATAAACCACCTAAGGTCGAAGGTCGGGACACCCCTTATGCCTGGAAAATCCGTCGATACTTACATATTTGCGCTCTATGACGAGGATTTGAAATTCGGCCCTGCCTCGGAGCGCTCATTCGGACTCTTCAAACCCGACCTTTCAGCGACCTATGATGTTGGCCTCGCTAAGAGCACACAG ACTCCGGCCCCGACCTCGTCGACTCCGGCTCCGACCCCGGCAGCTCCGGCACCAACAACAAGTCCCACGACTCAGGCCCCGACAACTCCGGCGAATCCGGCTCCGACGACGCCGGTGTCGACCCCGGTGAATCCGGCTCCAACGACGCCGACGATCAATCCAGTACCGAGCCCAGTTATAGCAG GAGTTCCGGCGACCGCGGCTTCAAGCAGATGGCGGCCGGCACCGCCAATAATCCTA GCTATGGTTCTTGCGTCTACTCTTCTCGGAGTGCATGAACATGAACATgcacacgaacacgaacacgacacaaaATTATTTCGGAGCTCGATTGAGGTAATTAATTCTATTGTGGCAAAATAG
- the LOC121746967 gene encoding glucan endo-1,3-beta-D-glucosidase-like isoform X1, whose translation MASEFQTYSAVFWILLLSFHSANSESFIGVNYGQVADNLPPPEATAKLLQSTSIEKVRLYGADPAIIKALANTGIGIVIGAANGDIPALASDPNFAGNWVNSNVLAFYPASNIIVVTVGNEVVTLTDQTLAAQLVPAMQNVQNALDAASLGGKIKVSTVHSMAVLSQSEPPSGGAFGYGDTMKGVLQFLSTNGAPLMINPYPFFAYRDDPRPETKAFCLFQPNAGRPDTNTGIKYMNMWDAQLDAIYSALKSSGFKDVEIVVAETGWPYKGDSNEVGTTLENAKAYNGNLINHLRSKVGTPLMPGKSVDTYIFALYDEDLKFGPASERSFGLFKPDLSATYDVGLAKSTQTPAPTSSTPAPTPAAPAPTTSPTTQAPTTPANPAPTTPVSTPVNPAPTTPTINPVPSPVIAAGVPATAASSRWRPAPPIILAMVLASTLLGVHEHEHAHEHEHDTKLFRSSIEVINSIVAK comes from the exons ATGGCGTCAGAGTTCCAGACATATTCTGCAGTTTTCTGGATTTTACTGCTTTCATTTCACTCTGCAA ATTCGGAGTCGTTCATCGGAGTAAATTACGGGCAGGTGGCGGACAACCTGCCGCCGCCGGAGGCGACAGCGAAGCTCCTGCAGTCGACGAGCATCGAGAAGGTCCGCCTGTACGGCGCCGACCCGGCGATCATCAAGGCGCTCGCCAACACCGGCATCGGAATAGTCATCGGCGCCGCCAATGGCGACATTCCGGCGCTCGCCTCCGACCCCAATTTCGCCGGAAATTGGGTCAATTCCAACGTCCTAGCCTTCTACCCGGCCAGCAATATCATCGTCGTCACCGTCGGCAACGAGGTCGTCACCCTCACCGATCAGACTCTAGCGGCGCAGCTTGTGCCCGCCATGCAAAATGTCCAAAATGCCCTCGATGCAG CATCATTGGGTGGGAAGATCAAGGTGTCGACGGTCCATTCGATGGCGGTGCTAAGCCAGTCGGAGCCCCCGTCAGGAGGGGCTTTCGGATATGGTGACACGATGAAAGGAGTGCTACAATTCCTTAGCACGAATGGTGCGCCCTTGATGATCAATCCCTACCCCTTCTTTGCTTACCGGGACGACCCCAGGCCCGAGACCAAGGCCTTCTGTTTGTTCCAACCAAATGCTGGCCGACCCGACACAAATACCGGCATCAAGTACATGAACATGTGGGATGCTCAG CTTGATGCGATTTACTCGGCCTTGAAGTCGTCGGGGTTCAAAGATGTGGAGATTGTGGTTGCCGAGACAGGTTGGCCTTATAAAGGAGACTCCAATGAAGTCGGTACAACTCTGGAAAATGCGAAAGCCTACAACGGGAACTTGATAAACCACCTAAGGTCGAAGGTCGGGACACCCCTTATGCCTGGAAAATCCGTCGATACTTACATATTTGCGCTCTATGACGAGGATTTGAAATTCGGCCCTGCCTCGGAGCGCTCATTCGGACTCTTCAAACCCGACCTTTCAGCGACCTATGATGTTGGCCTCGCTAAGAGCACACAG ACTCCGGCCCCGACCTCGTCGACTCCGGCTCCGACCCCGGCAGCTCCGGCACCAACAACAAGTCCCACGACTCAGGCCCCGACAACTCCGGCGAATCCGGCTCCGACGACGCCGGTGTCGACCCCGGTGAATCCGGCTCCAACGACGCCGACGATCAATCCAGTACCGAGCCCAGTTATAGCAG CAGGAGTTCCGGCGACCGCGGCTTCAAGCAGATGGCGGCCGGCACCGCCAATAATCCTA GCTATGGTTCTTGCGTCTACTCTTCTCGGAGTGCATGAACATGAACATgcacacgaacacgaacacgacacaaaATTATTTCGGAGCTCGATTGAGGTAATTAATTCTATTGTGGCAAAATAG
- the LOC121748026 gene encoding cyclase-associated protein 1-like: MDESLVKRLEAAVVRLEALSIGGSRQVAAPEDGGDASATDPSIVAFDDLISQYVARVTSAAEKIGGKVLDVSKAIAEAFSVERELLVKIKQTQKPDMAGLIEFLKPLNEAIGKASALAEGRRSDFSHHLKTGADSLAALAWIAYTGKDCGMSMPIAHVEESWQMAEFYCNKVLVEYRNKDVNHVEWAKALKELYLPGLRDYVKAHYPLGPVWNATGKIAAAAPAKAAPTRGAPAPALPPPPPASLFSSETAQPSSAAPKEGMSAVFAELNSGKPVTSGLKKVTADMKTKNRADRSGIVTAPEKGSRAGSSSFSKSGPPKLELQMGRKWVVENQIGRNNLVIDDCDSKQTVYMFGCKNSVLQIQGKVNNITVDNCTKMGVVFKDVVAACEIVNCSGLEVQCQGSAPTISVDNTAGCQLYLSKDALGASIMSAKSSEINVLVPGSEPDGDWGEHALPQQYIHVYKDGQFVTTPVSHSGG; the protein is encoded by the exons ATGGATGAGAGTTTGGTGAAGAGGCTCGAAGCCGCGGTGGTGCGGCTGGAGGCGCTTTCGATCGGAGGATCCCGGCAGGTTGCTGCGCCGGAGGATGGCGGAGATGCTTCTGCGACGGATCCCTCGATTGTGGCGTTTGATGATCTGATTTCGCAGTATGTTGCCAGAGTTACCAGCGCGGCGGAGAAGATCGGAGGAAAGGTTCTGGATGTGTCTAAGGCTATTGCAGAGGCGTTTAGTGTGGAGCGGGAGCTACTTGTCAAAATCAAGCAAACTCAG AAACCTGATATGGCAGGCCTGATTGAATTCCTTAAACCATTGAATGAGGCGATTGGTAAAGCTTCTGCATTGGCAGAGGGAAGGCGATCTGATTTTTCGCACCATTTGAAGACTGGTGCCGATAGTCTGGCTGCTCTGGCATGGATTGCATACACAGGAAAAGATTGTG GCATGAGCATGCCTATAGCACATGTAGAAGAAAGCTGGCAAATGGCTGAGTTTTATTGCAATAAG GTCCTTGTGGAATACAGGAACAAAGATGTAAACCATGTCGAGTGGGCTAAGGCTTTAAAAGAACTTTATTTGCCAGGGTTGAGGGATTACGTGAAGGCTCATTACCCACTTGGGCCTGTATGGAATGCCACGGGTAAGATTGCAGCCGCTGCCCCAGCAAAAGCAGCTCCGACCCGTGGCGCTCCTGCTCCTGCCCTTCCACCCCCTCCACCTGCTTCACTTTTCAGTTCTGAAACAGCTCAACCTTCTTCTGCAGCCCCCAAGGAAGGAATGTCTGCTGTCTTTGCAGAACTGAATTCTGGAAAGCCAGTTACTTCAG GTTTGAAGAAAGTCACAGCTGATATGAAAACCAAGAATCGTGCAGACAGAAGTGGCATTGTTACTGCTCCTGAGAAGGGATCTCGTGCTGGTTCATCTTCTTTCTCAAAGTCAGGACCTCCAAAATTAGAGCTTCAAATGGGTCGTAA ATGGGTTGTTGAGAAtcaaattggaagaaataatctagtaattgatgattgtgattCAAAGCAGACAGTCTATATGTTTGGCTGCAAAAATTCAGTTCTGCAGATTCAAG GCAAAGTAAACAACATTACAGTTGATAACTGCACTAAAATGGGGGTGGTCTTCAAG GATGTTGTGGCAGCTTGTGAGATCGTCAATTGCAGCGGCTTAGAGGTGCAATGTCAG GGTTCAGCTCCAACAATCTCAGTAGACAATACTGCAGGTTGCCAGTTGTACTTGAGCAAAGACGCATTGGGTGCTTCTATTATGTCAGCAAAGTCGAGTGAAATCAATGTATTGGTACCTGGTTCTGAACCGGACGGTGATTGG GGTGAGCATGCTTTACCACAACAGTACATCCATGTTTACAAAGATGGCCAATTTGTGACAACTCCAGTCTCCCACTCTGGTGGCTGA
- the LOC121748027 gene encoding probable receptor-like serine/threonine-protein kinase At4g34500, whose amino-acid sequence MADSDDSAGGSAFTAKTPILHQKLYVVIIVTVLLALAVFILVFIFLRRGSCTRRRTGTKRGAGLIPLVNEPDQRAADEISNIVEKKVFVVENVVKAEQIESESKKASSVSYESSTTRSESSSVKSVSTDGLGSFGWGKCYSLRELQTASNQFSDENVIGEGGYGVVYCGVLHDGSVVAIKKLSNKRGHAEEEFKVEVEAIGKVRHKNLVGLIGYCSEGTERLLVYEYIDNGNLEQWLHGDVGPVSPLTWEVRMKIAVGAARGLAYLHEGLEPKVVHRDVKSSNILLDRKWNTKVSDFGLAKLLESDASHVTTRVMGTFGYVCPDYASTGMLNETNDVYSFGVLLMEIITGRSPVDYSRPPGETNLIDWFKGMIASHRVEELVDPRISVPPPPRALKRVLLLCLRCTDIDAHKRPKMGQVVHMLEADEFSYRAGTRFARDTAPSHHLQATSRNEIPSAQTKVVNDGGERPTGS is encoded by the exons ATGGCGGATTCCGATGACTCCGCCGGCGGGAGCGCTTTCACCGCCAAAACTCCAATTCTCCACCAGAAGCTATACGTAGTCATAATCGTTACCGTCCTGCTGGCGCTGGCGGTTTTCATTCTGGTTTTCATCTTCCTCCGCCGCGGGAGCTGCACGCGCCGCCGTACCGGCACAAAACGCGGTGCCGGACTCATTCCCCTGGTTAATGAGCCGGATCAACGCGCAGCAGATGAAATTTCGAATATTGTCGAGAAGAAGGTGTTCGTCGTGGAGAACGTGGTGAAGGCGGAGCAGATTGAGTCGGAGAGTAAAAAGGCGAGCTCGGTGAGCTACGAGTCGAGTACGACTCGGAGCGAGTCGTCGTCGGTTAAGTCGGTGTCGACCGACGGTTTGGGGAGCTTTGGGTGGGGGAAGTGTTACAGCTTACGGGAGCTTCAGACGGCATCGAATCAGTTCTCTGATGAGAATGTAATCGGAGAAGGAGGATACGGCGTCGTTTACTGTGGGGTTTTGCACGACGGATCTGTGGTtgctataaaaaaattatcaaataagAG GGGCCATGCAGAGGAAGAATTTAAGGTGGAAGTTGAAGCCATTGGGAAAGTAAGACACAAGAACCTTGTGGGTTTGATAGGTTACTGCTCAGAAGGCACTGAAAG GTTGCTTGTTTACGAGTACATTGATAATGGCAATTTGGAGCAGTGGTTGCATGGTGATGTAGGCCCTGTCAGCCCTCTAACTTGGGAGGTCAGGATGAAAATTGCAGTAGGAGCAGCCAGAGG ACTCGCTTACTTGCACGAAGGATTGGAACCCAAAGTTGTTCATCGTGATGTAAAATCAAGCAACATACTTTTGGATAGGAAATGGAATACAAAAGTATCAGATTTTGGACTTGCCAAATTATTGGAATCTGATGCTAGCCATGTCACCACCCGTGTGATGGGAACATTTGG ATATGTCTGCCCTGACTATGCAAGTACCGGCATGCTTAACGAAACGAATGATGTCTACAGCTTTGGAGTTCTACTCATGGAAATAATCACTGGCAGGAGCCCGGTAGACTATTCCAGACCACCTGGAGAG ACGAACTTGATCGACTGGTTCAAAGGGATGATAGCAAGTCATCGTGTCGAAGAGTTAGTAGATCCGCGGATCAGTGTTCCTCCTCCCCCAAGAGCTTTAAAGAGAGTATTACTACTTTGCCTGCGCTGTACAGATATTGATGCCCACAAACGGCCAAAGATGGGGCAAGTTGTGCACATGCTCGAGGCAGATGAATTCTCTTACCGTGCT GGAACCCGATTTGCTCGTGATACAGCTCCTTCACATCATCTCCAAGCCACGAGCAGAAATGAAATTCCGTCTGCACAAACGAAAGTGGTGAATGATGGTGGAGAAAGACCAACGGGGAGCTAG